The segment CGATGAAATTCTCGAAAGGTCCCGAAATAACTTTAACGTTTTGATTTATATCAAGTTCAATCTTGGGCTTCGGCTCTTCAATGCCCATCTTTTTTAATATGGCTTTGACCTCCGATTCCTGCAGCGGAATGGGTTTGTTGCCAGTTCCTACAAACCCTGTAACACCAGGCGTATTTCTCACTACATGCCACGAATCATCTGTTACTATCATTTCTACCAGTACATATCCCGGAAATATCTTGCGCTGCGTCACCTTTTTTTTGCCGTTTTTTATCTCCACCTCTTCTTCCACGGGAACCAGAACCCGGAATATCTTATCCTGCATTCCCATGGATTCTACTCGCTTTTCCAAATTTGCCTTTACCTTGTTTTCATAACCCGAATAGGTATGGATCACGTACCAATTTTTTGTCATATCGCACAAGGGGCTTAACCCCGCCCTCCCTTACCGGAGAATGAGCTTTAACACATTCAACAAT is part of the Caldanaerovirga acetigignens genome and harbors:
- the nusG gene encoding transcription termination/antitermination protein NusG, which gives rise to MTKNWYVIHTYSGYENKVKANLEKRVESMGMQDKIFRVLVPVEEEVEIKNGKKKVTQRKIFPGYVLVEMIVTDDSWHVVRNTPGVTGFVGTGNKPIPLQESEVKAILKKMGIEEPKPKIELDINQNVKVISGPFENFIGKVVEINHEKQKVKVLISMFGRETPIELDYNQIEKL